The Tripterygium wilfordii isolate XIE 37 chromosome 4, ASM1340144v1, whole genome shotgun sequence genome has a window encoding:
- the LOC119996576 gene encoding NADP-dependent malic enzyme: MESTLKDMRDGATVLDMDPKSTVGGGVEDVYGEDRATEDQILTPWTVSIASGYSLLRNPQHNKGLVFTERERDAHYLRGLLPPTIATQELQEKKLMNNIRQYQLPLQKYMAMMELQERNERLFYKLLVDNVEELLPVVYTPTVGEACQKYGSIFRRPQGLYISLKEKGMILDVLKNWPERNIQVIVVTDGERILGLGDLGCQGMGIPVGKLSLYTALGGVRPSACLPITIDVGTNNEQLLKDEFYIGLRQKRATGQEYAELLHEFMTAVKQNYGEKVLIQFEDFANHNAFELLAKYGTTHLVFNDDIQGTASVVLAGVVAALKLIGGSLDEHKFLFLGAGEAGTGIAELIAQEMSKQTKAPLEETRKKIWLVDSKGLIVSSRKDSLQHFKKPWAHEHEPVKDLLSAVKAIKPTVLIGSSGVGKTFTKEVVEAVASFNEKPLILALSNPTSQSECTAEEAYTWTKGRAIFASGSPFDPVEYDGKVYVPGQANNAYIFPGLGLGLVISGAIRVHDDMLLAASEALAGQVTEELFHKGLIYPPFSNIRKISAQIAANVAAKAYELGVATRLPRPANLVKYAESCMYSPIYRQYR; encoded by the exons ATGGAGAGCACATTGAAGGATATGAGAGACGGTGCTACAGTGCTGGACATGGACCCTAAATCCACCGTCGGTGGAGGCGTTGAGGATGTTTACGGTGAGGATCGGGCTACCGAGGATCAAATCCTCACTCCCTGGACTGTCTCCATTGCCAG TGGGTATTCTCTGTTGAGGAATCCTCAACATAACAAAGGGCTTGTCTTcactgagagagagagggatgcTCATTATTTGCGGGGTCTTCTGCCGCCAACAATTGCAACTCAGGAGCTTCAG GAGAAGAAGCTGATGAACAATATCAGGCAATATCAACTTCCTCTTCAGAAGTATATGGCTATGATGGAACTTCAG GAGAGGAATGAACGGCTTTTCTACAAGCTTCTCGTTGATAATGTTGAGGAGTTGCTTCCTGTTGTTTACACTCCAACTGTTGGTGAAGCATGCCAGAAATATGGGAGCATCTTCAGACGTCCTCAAGGCCTATACATAAGTTTAAAAGAAAA GGGCATGATTCTTGATGTATTGAAGAATTGGCCAGAAAGAAACATTCAAGTTATTGTGGTGACTGATGGCGAGCGGATTTTAGGGCTTGGAGATCTCGGCTGTCAG GGGATGGGAATTCCTGTGGGGAAATTATCTCTGTACACTGCTCTTGGAGGTGTTCGTCCTTCTGCG TGTCTACCGATAACCATTGATGTGGGCACAAACAATGAGCAATTGTTGAAGGATGAGTTCTACATTGGGCTCAGACAAAAGAGAGCAACTGGGCAG GAATATGCTGAACTTCTGCATGAGTTTATGACTGCCGTCAAGCAGAACTATGGAGAGAAAGTACTTATACAG TTTGAAGATTTTGCGAATCACAATGCTTTTGAGCTGCTTGCAAAATATGGCACAACGCACCTTGTCTTCAATGATGATATACAG GGAACAGCATCAGTTGTTCTTGCAGGAGTTGTTGCGGCGCTGAAATTGATTGGGGGAAGCCTTGATGAGCACAAATTTTTGTTCCTAGGTGCTGGAGAG GCTGGGACTGGAATAGCGGAGCTTATAGCTCAAGAGATGTCGAAACAG ACAAAAGCTCCTTTGGAAGAAACCCGCAAGAAAATCTGGCTGGTAGATTCGAAG GGATTGATCGTAAGCTCACGTAAAGATTCACTTCAACACTTCAAGAAACCTTGGGCGCACGAGCATGAACCTGTAAAAGATCTCTTAAGTGCTGTCAAG GCAATTAAGCCAACAGTTTTGATTGGATCTTCTGGAGtgggaaaaacatttacaaaagAAGTTGTCGAAGCTGTGGCCTCCTTCAATGAG AAACCCCTTATTTTGGCTCTCTCTAATCCAACTTCACAGTCCGAGTGCACTGCTGAAGAAGCTTACACTTGGACTAAG GGCCGTGCAATATTTGCTAGTGGAAGTCCATTTGATCCTGTCGAATATGATGGCAAAGTTTATGTTCCTGGCCAG GCAAATAATGCTTACATATTCCCTGGACTTGGGTTGGGTTTGGTCATCTCTGGAGCAATTCGCGTGCATGACGACATGCTTCTGGCTGCAT CGGAAGCTTTGGCTGGTCAAGTCACCGAAGAGCTCTTCCATAAGGGGCTCATTTACCCTCCGTTTTCAAATATCAGAAAGATTTCGGCTCAAATAGCTGCAAATGTTGCTGCCAAGGCATATGAACTTG GTGTGGCTACGCGTCTCCCTCGTCCCGCTAATCTGGTCAAATATGCTGAGAGTTGCATGTACAGTCCTATATATCGTCAATATCgttga
- the LOC119996751 gene encoding protein unc-13 homolog: MSSIFRDRGRSMGGSKRHNYITMPIYPIQSLPSPFGDPAPNLSDSELRETAYEILIGSCRSSVSRSLTYISQSERAEKATAAAAPVAGTSLQRTLSSAAASKVKKALGMKSASTKKRSGGDSVSQGQGNSTGQEGTRKMTTVGELVRVQMRVSEQMDSRVRRAFLRIASAQLGRRFESIVLPLELLQQLKSSDFPSLQEHEAWQRRNLKLLEAGLLLHPHLPIDKRDSASRQLQQIIRGALEKPMQTGKHNASLQALRDAVMSLACRSSGGAASEMCHWADGIPFNLRVYQMLLEACFDINEETTVIDEVDEVLELIKKTWVTLGLNQMMHNLCFLWVLFHRYVTTGLVESDLLFAANNLMEEVEKDAKETKDPVYAEILSSILSSILDWAERRLLAYHDSFHSDNIELMQNVISLAVLSAKTLAEANEYHRNRKDVDVACSRIDSYIRSSLRAAYSQKVEKLNSSKKSSTKQQNPLPLLSILAQEVSQMAFSEKAMFSPIMKRWHTLAAGVAVATLHSCYRNELKQFVSAVSELTPDAIQVLRAADKLEKDLVQIAVEDAVDSEDGGKSIIQEMPPYEAEAVIANLVRSWIKTRVDRLKEWVDRNLQQEVWNPRANKERFAPSAVEVLRTVDETLEAFFLLPIPMHPVLLPELLMGLDICLQNYISKTKSGCGSRSTFTPTLPALTRCSIGSKFHGVFRKKDKSHITQRRKSQAGTTNGDSFGIPQLCVRINTLQHIRMQLNILEKRTITQLRNSESTRVDEIANGMGKRFELSVAACVEGIQQLSEATAYKVVFQDLSHVLWDGLYVGHAPSSRIEPFLQELEQYLEIISSTVHDRVRTRVITDIMKASFDGFLLVLLAGGPSRAFSLQDSEILVEDFKFLTDLFWSNGDGLPADIIDKSSSTVKSILLLYQTDSESLVEGFKCMILENYGSAAKSRLPLPPTPTSAHWNHTEPNTLLRVLCHRHDETAAKFLKKTYNFPKKL; the protein is encoded by the exons ATGTCTAGTATCTTCAGAGACAGAGGGAGGTCCATGGGAGGCTCCAAGCGACACAATTACATAACCATGCCAATTTACCCTATCCAGTCTCTTCCCTCACCCTTCGGTGATCCGGCTCCGAATTTGTCCGACTCGGAGCTCCGAGAAACCGCCTACGAGATCCTGATCGGCTCATGCCGGTCTTCTGTAAGTAGGTCGTTGACTTACATCTCGCAGTCCGAGCGTGCTGAGAAGGCGACGGCCGCCGCCGCTCCGGTGGCTGGGACTTCGCTGCAGCGGACGCTTTCTTCGGCCGCCGCGAGCAAGGTGAAGAAGGCTTTGGGGATGAAATCGGCTTCGACTAAGAAGAGAAGCGGAGGTGACTCAGTGAGTCAGGGGCAGGGCAACTCGACGGGTCAAGAGGGAACGAGGAAGATGACGACTGTTGGGGAATTGGTGAGGGTGCAGATGAGAGTGTCGGAGCAGATGGATTCTAGGGTTAGGAGAGCGTTTTTGAGGATTGCTTCTGCTCAG CTCGGGAGACGCTTTGAGTCAATTGTTCTGCCGCTTGAGCTATTGCAGCAACTCAAATCTTCAGACTTCCCTAGCCTCCAAGAACATGAAGCTTGGCAAAGGAGAaatttgaagcttcttgaaGCTGGACTCCTTTTACACCCTCACTTGCCCATAGATAAGAGGGACAGTGCATCACGGCAGCTCCAACAGATTATTCGCGGGGCGCTAGAAAAACCCATGCAAACCGGAAAGCACAATGCATCATTGCAAGCTCTTCGGGATGCTGTTATGTCTCTTGCCTGTCGATCATCTGGAGGGGCTGCTTCTGAGATGTGTCATTGGGCAGATGGGATCCCATTTAACCTAAGAGTTTACCAGATGCTCTTGGAGGCTTGTTTTGATATTAATGAAGAAACAACTGTGATTGATGAGGTTGATGAGGTTTTGGAACTCATAAAGAAGACTTGGGTAACCCTTGGATTGAACCAGATGATGCATAATCTCTgctttttgtgggttttgtttcACCGTTATGTCACAACTGGCCTTGTAGAAAGTGACCTATTGTTTGCAGCCAATAATCttatggaggaagttgagaAAGATGCAAAGGAAACTAAGGATCCAGTTTACGCTGAGATCTTAAGCTCTATATTAAGTTCAATCTTGGATTGGGCAGAGAGAAGACTTCTTGCATACCATGATAGTTTCCATAGTGATAATATTGAACTGATGCAAAACGTCATTTCCCTTGCGGTTTTATCAGCAAAAACATTGGCAGAAGCCAATGAGTATCATAGGAATAGGAAAGATGTGGATGTGGCTTGCTCCAGGATTGATTCCTACATAAGATCATCATTACGCGCAGCCTATTCTCAG AAAGTGGAGAAGCTGAATTCAAGCAAAAAATCTTCTACAAAACAGCAGAATCCTCTTCCTCTCCTTTCTATTCTTGCGCAAGAAGTTAGCCAAATGGCCTTCAGTGAGAAGGCAATGTTTAGTCCAATAATGAAGAGATGGCATACTCTTGCCGCTGGTGTGGCCGTGGCCACTCTTCATTCTTGTTACAGGAATGAGCTGAAGCAATTTGTTTCTGCTGTTAGTGAGTTGACACCTGATGCAATACAAGTGCTGAGAGCTGCTGACAAACTGGAGAAAGATCTTGTGCAGATTGCAGTTGAAGATGCAGTGGACAGTGAGGATGGTGGCAAGTCCATAATACAAGAGATGCCACCTTATGAGGCTGAGGCTGTAATTGCCAACCTTGTGCGGTCATGGATTAAGACAAGAGTTGACAGACTCAAGGAATGGGTTGACAGGAATCTGCAGCAAGAG GTATGGAATCCACGGGCGAATAAAGAGCGATTTGCTCCTTCAGCAGTTGAAGTGCTACGAACTGTAGATGAAACTTTGGAGGCATTCTTCCTTTTGCCAATACCTATGCATCCAGTCTTGCTGCCTGAATTGCTGATGGGTCTTGACATATGTCTTCAAAACTACATATCAAAGACAAAATCTGGCTGTG GGTCTCGTAGTACGTTCACTCCCACTTTGCCTGCTTTAACAAGATGTTCCATTGGGTCAAAATTTCATGGTGTTTTTAGAAAGAAAGATAAATCACATATAACCCAGAGGAGGAAATCTCAGGCTGGGACTACAAACGGAGACTCTTTTGGGATACCCCAATTATGTGTACGCATTAATACTTTGCAGCATATTCGAATGCAGCTGAATATCTTGGAGAAGAGGACAATCACCCAGCTTAGGAACTCAGAATCCACTCGTGTTGATGAGATTGCAAATGGGATGGGGAAAAGGTTTGAGCTTTCAGTTGCTGCTTGTGTGGAAGGGATTCAACAACTTTCTGAGGCTACAGCTTACAAGGTTGTCTTCCAGGATCTAAGTCATGTCCTCTGGGATGGTTTATATGTTGGGCATGCTCCTTCTTCCAGGATTGAACCTTTTCTACAAGAGCTTGAACAGTATTTGGAAATTATATCTTCTACAGTGCATGATAGAGTCAGAACGCGTGTTATTACTGATATAATGAAAGCATCATTTGATGGATTCTTGTTGGTTTTACTTGCTGGAGGCCCTTCCCGTGCTTTTTCTTTGCAAGATTCTGAAATACTTGTGGAGGATTTTAAGTTTCTCACCGATCTCTTCTGGTCTAATGGAGACGGACTGCCAGCTGATATAATAGATAAGTCGTCAAGCACTGTTAAAAGTATCCTTCTCTTGTATCAAACTGATTCTGAGAGCCTTGTCGAGGGATTTAAATGTATGATCCTTGAAAATTATGGCTCTGCTGCTAAATCTAGGCTGCCACTGCCACCAACACCAACTTCAGCTCACTGGAATCATACTGAGCCAAACACGCTCTTGCGAGTTCTGTGTCACCGGCATGATGAGACAGCTGCAAAGTTCCTCAAGAAAACTTACAATTTTCCAAAGAAACTGTAA
- the LOC119997787 gene encoding dolichyl-diphosphooligosaccharide--protein glycosyltransferase subunit STT3A-like isoform X2, which yields MAAPETATGTTLRYAFGNVLSFFILLQIGVLAFSIRLFSVIKYESVIHEFDPYFNYRVTQFLTKNGIYDFWNWFDDRTWYPLGRVIGGTVYPGLTLTAGTIWWLLNSLNIPLSVETVCVFTAPIFSAFASWATYLLTKEVMGAGAGLTAAALLAMVPSYISRSVAGSYDNEAVAIFALIFTFYLYIKTLNTGSLFYATLNAIAYFYMVCSWGGYTFIINLIPMHVLLCIVTGRYSSRLYIAYAPLVVLGTLLAALVPVVGFNAVMTSEHFASFLVFIIIHVVALAYYIKGILSPKMFKVAVTLVVSVGLVVCCAVIAVLIALVASSPTKGWSGRSLSLLDPTYASKYIPIIASVSEHQPPTWPSYFMDINVLAFLVPAGIIACFLPLSDASSFAVLYIVTSVYFSGVMVRLMLVFAPAACIMSGIALSKAFDVLTRSIKFQLPTRFGNSQVDAGDNSAGSVVAQNDAARIEKSEDKLRERPSKKNKKKEKEKENVEMASLKPKKEKRLLVLPLVASAIAIFLLVILGAFYVVHCVWAAAEAYSAPSIVLTSHSPGGGLHVFDDFREAYAWLSHNTGVDDKVASWWDYGYQTTAMANRTVIVDNNTWNNTHIATVGTAMSSPEKAAWEIFNSLDVKYVLVVFGGLVGYPSDDINKFLWMVRIGGGVFPHIKEPDYLRDGQYRIDSEATPTMLNCLMYKLSYFRFVETDGRGFDKVRQTEIGKKYFKLTHFEEVFTTHHWMVRIYKLKSPKNRIRGKTKKLKSKASSTSSSRRSGTRKNNPWH from the exons ATGGCGGCCCCTGAAACCGCCACGGGAACCACCCTGCGATATGCCTTCGGGAATGTTCTCTCGTTCTTCATTCTTCTCCAGATCGGAGTCCTCGCCTTCTCGATCCGTCTGTTCTCC GTTATAAAGTACGAGAGTGTCATTCACGAATTTGATCCTTATTTCAATTACAGAGTCACTCAG TTCCTGACAAAAAATGGAATATACGACTTTTGGAATTGGTTTGACGATCGTACCTG GTACCCCCTTGGTCGTGTTATTGGAGGGACTGTTTATCCTGGGTTGACCTTGACAGCAGGCACCATATGGTG GTTGCTGAACTCTTTAAATATCCCACTCTCTGTGGAGACTGTTTGTGTGTTCACTGCTCCTATTTTTTCCGCTTTTGCTTCATGGGCAACTTACCTTTTGACAAAG GAAGTGATGGGTGCTGGTGCTGGACTGACAGCAGCAGCTCTTCTGGCCATG GTTCCCTCATACATATCACGATCTGTGGCTGGCAGCTATGACAATGAAGCCGTGGCTATATTTGCTTTAATATTCACTTTCTATCTTTATATAAAG ACACTGAATACAGGATCCCTCTTCTATGCCACTTTAAATGCCATAGCATACTTTTACATG GTTTGTTCATGGGGAGGCTACACCTTTATAATCAATCTTATCCCGATGCATGTGCTTCTGTGCATTGTAACTGGCCGCTACTCTTCCCGACTGTACATTGCTTATGCTCCTCTT GTTGTGTTGGGGACCTTGTTAGCTGCACTGGTGCCCGTTGTCGGATTCAATGCAGTCATGACATCAGAACACTTTGCATCATTTttg gttttcatcatcatccatgTAGTAGCTCTTGCATACTATATCAAAGGAATTCTTTCTCCAAAAATGTTCAAAGTAGCTGTTACGCTTGTTGTATCTGTTGGCCT GGTTGTGTGTTGTGCTGTGATAGCAGTTTTGATAGCATTGGTAGCCTCCAGCCCAACAAAGGGATGGAGTGGACGAAGTTTGAGTCTGCTTGATCC AACTTATGCAAGCAAATACATTCCAATTATAGCTAGCGTCAGCGAACATCAACCCCCAACTTGGCCATCTTACTTCATGGACATTAATGTTTTGGCATTCTTGGTTCCAGCTGGCATTATT GCATGCTTTTTGCCTCTATCTGATGCAAGCTCCTTTGCGGTGCTTTATATTGTGACATCGGTATATTTCTCTGGCGTCATG GTGCGCCTTATGCTAGTATTTGCTCCAGCGGCTTGCATCATGTCTGGGATTGCCCTATCtaaagcttttgatgttttaacAAGATCAATCAAGTTTCAGCTACCTACACGGTTTGGGAACTCACAAGTTGAT GCAGGGGATAATAGTGCTGGTAGTGTTGTAGCCCAAAATGATGCAGCAAGGATTGAGAAAAGTGAAGACAAACTGAGAGAGCGACCAtcgaagaagaacaagaagaaggaaaaagaaaaagaaaatgtggaAATGGCATCTCTTAAACCTAAGAAGGAAAAGAGGCTTCTGGTTTTACCTCTGGTGGCATCTGCTATTGCTATTTTCTTACTTGTGATCCTTGGTGCCTTCTATGTG GTTCATTGTGTCTGGGCAGCTGCTGAGGCTTATTCGGCTCCTTCTATTGTCTTAACGTCTCATTCACCTGGTGGTGGTTTacatgtttttgatgattttagaGAGGCATATGCCTGGTTGAGCCATAATACAGGGGTTGATGACAAA GTTGCATCATGGTGGGACTATGGTTATCAAACAACTGCTATGGCTAACCGCACTGTCATTGTTGACAACAACACCTGGAATAACACACATATTGCTACTGTTGGCACTGCAATGTCTTCTCCTGAAAAGGCGGCCTGGGAAATCTTTAACTCTTTGGATGTGAAATATGTTCTAGTGGTCTTTGGAG GTCTTGTTGGCTACCCCAGTGATGACATTAATAAGTTCCTGTGGATGGTTCGTATAGGAGGGGGTGTCTTCCCCCATATCAAGGAACCTGATTACCTT AGAGATGGTCAGTATCGCATTGATTCCGAGGCCACTCCAACCATGTTAAACTGTCTCATGTACAAACTTTCATATTTCAG ATTTGTGGAAACTGATGGGAGAGGCTTCGACAAAGTGAGGCAGACAGAAATCGGGAAGAAATATTTCAAGCTTACCCATTTCGAAGAG GTGTTTACTACTCACCATTGGATGGTTCGGATATACAAATTGAAATCTCCAAAGAACAGGATTAGGGGAAAGACGAAAAAATTGAAATCG AAAGCAAGCTCAACAAGTAGTTCAAGAAGAAGTGGTACAAGAAAGAATAACCCCTGGCACTAG
- the LOC119997787 gene encoding dolichyl-diphosphooligosaccharide--protein glycosyltransferase subunit STT3A-like isoform X1, whose amino-acid sequence MAAPETATGTTLRYAFGNVLSFFILLQIGVLAFSIRLFSVIKYESVIHEFDPYFNYRVTQFLTKNGIYDFWNWFDDRTWYPLGRVIGGTVYPGLTLTAGTIWWLLNSLNIPLSVETVCVFTAPIFSAFASWATYLLTKEVMGAGAGLTAAALLAMVPSYISRSVAGSYDNEAVAIFALIFTFYLYIKTLNTGSLFYATLNAIAYFYMVCSWGGYTFIINLIPMHVLLCIVTGRYSSRLYIAYAPLVVLGTLLAALVPVVGFNAVMTSEHFASFLVFIIIHVVALAYYIKGILSPKMFKVAVTLVVSVGLVVCCAVIAVLIALVASSPTKGWSGRSLSLLDPTYASKYIPIIASVSEHQPPTWPSYFMDINVLAFLVPAGIIACFLPLSDASSFAVLYIVTSVYFSGVMVRLMLVFAPAACIMSGIALSKAFDVLTRSIKFQLPTRFGNSQVDAGDNSAGSVVAQNDAARIEKSEDKLRERPSKKNKKKEKEKENVEMASLKPKKEKRLLVLPLVASAIAIFLLVILGAFYVVHCVWAAAEAYSAPSIVLTSHSPGGGLHVFDDFREAYAWLSHNTGVDDKVASWWDYGYQTTAMANRTVIVDNNTWNNTHIATVGTAMSSPEKAAWEIFNSLDVKYVLVVFGGLVGYPSDDINKFLWMVRIGGGVFPHIKEPDYLRDGQYRIDSEATPTMLNCLMYKLSYFRFVETDGRGFDKVRQTEIGKKYFKLTHFEEVFTTHHWMVRIYKLKSPKNRIRGKTKKLKSQKASSTSSSRRSGTRKNNPWH is encoded by the exons ATGGCGGCCCCTGAAACCGCCACGGGAACCACCCTGCGATATGCCTTCGGGAATGTTCTCTCGTTCTTCATTCTTCTCCAGATCGGAGTCCTCGCCTTCTCGATCCGTCTGTTCTCC GTTATAAAGTACGAGAGTGTCATTCACGAATTTGATCCTTATTTCAATTACAGAGTCACTCAG TTCCTGACAAAAAATGGAATATACGACTTTTGGAATTGGTTTGACGATCGTACCTG GTACCCCCTTGGTCGTGTTATTGGAGGGACTGTTTATCCTGGGTTGACCTTGACAGCAGGCACCATATGGTG GTTGCTGAACTCTTTAAATATCCCACTCTCTGTGGAGACTGTTTGTGTGTTCACTGCTCCTATTTTTTCCGCTTTTGCTTCATGGGCAACTTACCTTTTGACAAAG GAAGTGATGGGTGCTGGTGCTGGACTGACAGCAGCAGCTCTTCTGGCCATG GTTCCCTCATACATATCACGATCTGTGGCTGGCAGCTATGACAATGAAGCCGTGGCTATATTTGCTTTAATATTCACTTTCTATCTTTATATAAAG ACACTGAATACAGGATCCCTCTTCTATGCCACTTTAAATGCCATAGCATACTTTTACATG GTTTGTTCATGGGGAGGCTACACCTTTATAATCAATCTTATCCCGATGCATGTGCTTCTGTGCATTGTAACTGGCCGCTACTCTTCCCGACTGTACATTGCTTATGCTCCTCTT GTTGTGTTGGGGACCTTGTTAGCTGCACTGGTGCCCGTTGTCGGATTCAATGCAGTCATGACATCAGAACACTTTGCATCATTTttg gttttcatcatcatccatgTAGTAGCTCTTGCATACTATATCAAAGGAATTCTTTCTCCAAAAATGTTCAAAGTAGCTGTTACGCTTGTTGTATCTGTTGGCCT GGTTGTGTGTTGTGCTGTGATAGCAGTTTTGATAGCATTGGTAGCCTCCAGCCCAACAAAGGGATGGAGTGGACGAAGTTTGAGTCTGCTTGATCC AACTTATGCAAGCAAATACATTCCAATTATAGCTAGCGTCAGCGAACATCAACCCCCAACTTGGCCATCTTACTTCATGGACATTAATGTTTTGGCATTCTTGGTTCCAGCTGGCATTATT GCATGCTTTTTGCCTCTATCTGATGCAAGCTCCTTTGCGGTGCTTTATATTGTGACATCGGTATATTTCTCTGGCGTCATG GTGCGCCTTATGCTAGTATTTGCTCCAGCGGCTTGCATCATGTCTGGGATTGCCCTATCtaaagcttttgatgttttaacAAGATCAATCAAGTTTCAGCTACCTACACGGTTTGGGAACTCACAAGTTGAT GCAGGGGATAATAGTGCTGGTAGTGTTGTAGCCCAAAATGATGCAGCAAGGATTGAGAAAAGTGAAGACAAACTGAGAGAGCGACCAtcgaagaagaacaagaagaaggaaaaagaaaaagaaaatgtggaAATGGCATCTCTTAAACCTAAGAAGGAAAAGAGGCTTCTGGTTTTACCTCTGGTGGCATCTGCTATTGCTATTTTCTTACTTGTGATCCTTGGTGCCTTCTATGTG GTTCATTGTGTCTGGGCAGCTGCTGAGGCTTATTCGGCTCCTTCTATTGTCTTAACGTCTCATTCACCTGGTGGTGGTTTacatgtttttgatgattttagaGAGGCATATGCCTGGTTGAGCCATAATACAGGGGTTGATGACAAA GTTGCATCATGGTGGGACTATGGTTATCAAACAACTGCTATGGCTAACCGCACTGTCATTGTTGACAACAACACCTGGAATAACACACATATTGCTACTGTTGGCACTGCAATGTCTTCTCCTGAAAAGGCGGCCTGGGAAATCTTTAACTCTTTGGATGTGAAATATGTTCTAGTGGTCTTTGGAG GTCTTGTTGGCTACCCCAGTGATGACATTAATAAGTTCCTGTGGATGGTTCGTATAGGAGGGGGTGTCTTCCCCCATATCAAGGAACCTGATTACCTT AGAGATGGTCAGTATCGCATTGATTCCGAGGCCACTCCAACCATGTTAAACTGTCTCATGTACAAACTTTCATATTTCAG ATTTGTGGAAACTGATGGGAGAGGCTTCGACAAAGTGAGGCAGACAGAAATCGGGAAGAAATATTTCAAGCTTACCCATTTCGAAGAG GTGTTTACTACTCACCATTGGATGGTTCGGATATACAAATTGAAATCTCCAAAGAACAGGATTAGGGGAAAGACGAAAAAATTGAAATCG CAGAAAGCAAGCTCAACAAGTAGTTCAAGAAGAAGTGGTACAAGAAAGAATAACCCCTGGCACTAG